Proteins encoded in a region of the Flammeovirga yaeyamensis genome:
- a CDS encoding TonB-dependent receptor domain-containing protein, whose protein sequence is MKTKNILLGLASIACLTLNNVNAQGIKSDSAKVSTKENNALTKQINVFESGGATNDVPRELNTGVPSISLKQVYNDSYFDFNNGTAIAYRNFLLSGKRSQAERGESVIEYGYSGFVVNYEPVKVGNFLKGTISGSTRGTRYIDVQAMHKIGKKGWYAGLGLVNKQVDGPFHYADGWIGTNGQNYAARVGKEFKNGEFHVDVFHNDITTNTTKQMIFLLDKDGNVQNTNFSDYNNLLLPASQSISYVDPFSGELIHKNDVLGTRIQTTGIDANFDYKFANDWKLHFVARYENSYQTANFNKALTVPKTANEYGDKYAGMMGMSPGSIYFQNANTGEKINGGDYLIKERYQTLYHPENFQHWYNTTSMSKQFGDHTLKFGMNLQYVEFPHRAFIQQQGLYAIGDGSDIQAVDIVDNTGKVYTKGGIINYNGQIQAMDEVSSFTTSFYAHDIWKITDRFSVDYGYRFDIFMDKYNKIIDGTPDIDTTQPLANQFVTVKTYQTPAERLNYNQVHVMHSAYLGFVYQLNNWRFDGSASKGFMPQRITIAGIKPDRNFNSDQVNEVYVGQFNVGYIKSKYGVRTGINYITKTNDYEAISLPDGTSQGVPHDITTFGYNVNVFAKPLKNWNVAIQYTYQEPKYKNYELPTFDGAGNPTAPIIYSDNMPTGIAKHIIEFNTNYSITPKLKVNGLVRYQSRKALDKKNVFYSAPYLFTQAGVSYKLTKHFSLSYKMLNVLNRTGASSIIGLPNVNKDDTQVINNVYTNPMIGTIQAPREHVFTLKFNY, encoded by the coding sequence ATGAAGACAAAAAATATACTTCTTGGATTAGCATCTATCGCTTGCTTAACACTAAATAATGTAAATGCTCAAGGCATTAAATCTGATTCTGCTAAAGTTTCTACTAAAGAAAACAATGCATTAACAAAACAAATTAATGTATTCGAGTCTGGAGGAGCCACAAACGATGTACCTAGAGAATTAAATACAGGGGTGCCAAGTATTAGCCTAAAACAAGTGTATAATGACTCGTATTTCGATTTTAATAACGGTACAGCAATTGCCTATAGGAACTTCTTACTATCGGGTAAAAGGTCTCAAGCAGAACGAGGTGAGTCTGTAATTGAATACGGTTATTCCGGTTTTGTGGTGAATTATGAACCGGTAAAAGTGGGCAACTTCTTAAAGGGTACGATCTCTGGATCAACAAGAGGAACAAGATATATTGATGTGCAGGCCATGCATAAGATTGGAAAAAAAGGATGGTATGCAGGTTTGGGATTGGTCAATAAACAAGTAGATGGACCTTTTCATTATGCTGATGGATGGATAGGGACGAATGGTCAGAATTATGCTGCTCGAGTGGGAAAAGAGTTTAAAAATGGTGAATTCCATGTCGATGTTTTCCATAATGACATTACCACAAACACAACCAAACAAATGATTTTCCTATTGGATAAAGACGGAAACGTTCAAAATACCAATTTCTCCGATTATAATAACTTACTCTTGCCAGCCTCTCAAAGTATCAGTTATGTCGATCCGTTTTCAGGTGAGCTGATTCATAAAAATGATGTTTTAGGTACTCGAATCCAAACCACGGGTATTGATGCCAATTTTGATTATAAATTTGCCAATGACTGGAAGCTTCATTTTGTAGCACGATACGAAAATTCTTATCAAACAGCCAATTTTAATAAAGCACTGACCGTTCCTAAAACAGCCAATGAATATGGTGATAAATATGCTGGAATGATGGGGATGTCACCTGGAAGTATCTATTTTCAAAATGCCAATACAGGAGAGAAAATCAATGGTGGAGATTATTTGATCAAGGAAAGATATCAAACACTTTATCACCCAGAGAATTTCCAACACTGGTACAACACCACTTCAATGAGTAAACAATTTGGCGATCATACACTAAAATTTGGGATGAACCTTCAATATGTAGAATTCCCTCATAGAGCATTCATTCAACAACAAGGTTTATATGCCATAGGAGATGGATCGGATATACAAGCGGTGGATATTGTAGATAATACCGGGAAAGTGTATACCAAAGGCGGTATTATCAATTATAATGGTCAGATTCAAGCGATGGATGAGGTGTCTTCTTTCACCACATCATTCTATGCCCATGATATCTGGAAAATCACAGATCGTTTTAGTGTAGACTATGGTTATCGTTTCGATATCTTTATGGATAAATACAATAAGATTATTGATGGTACTCCCGATATTGATACAACACAACCTTTAGCCAACCAATTTGTTACCGTAAAAACATATCAAACACCAGCAGAGCGACTAAATTATAACCAAGTACATGTAATGCATAGTGCTTACCTTGGGTTTGTTTATCAGTTAAATAACTGGCGTTTCGATGGATCGGCAAGTAAAGGTTTTATGCCTCAGAGAATAACAATTGCAGGTATAAAGCCGGATAGAAATTTCAATTCAGATCAAGTCAACGAGGTGTATGTAGGTCAGTTTAACGTGGGGTATATTAAGAGTAAATATGGTGTGAGAACCGGTATTAACTACATAACAAAAACCAACGACTACGAAGCCATATCATTACCTGATGGTACGTCACAGGGTGTTCCTCACGATATCACCACATTTGGTTACAATGTAAATGTATTTGCTAAACCATTAAAAAATTGGAATGTAGCTATTCAATATACTTATCAAGAACCGAAGTATAAAAACTACGAGCTTCCGACTTTTGATGGTGCTGGAAATCCAACTGCCCCAATTATTTATTCTGATAATATGCCAACCGGTATTGCAAAACATATCATTGAGTTCAATACCAACTATTCCATCACGCCAAAATTAAAAGTGAATGGTTTGGTGAGATACCAATCGAGAAAAGCATTGGATAAGAAAAATGTCTTCTATTCTGCTCCTTACTTATTTACGCAGGCAGGGGTGAGCTATAAATTGACCAAACATTTCTCCTTGTCTTATAAAATGTTGAATGTATTGAATAGAACGGGAGCATCGAGTATTATCGGTCTTCCAAACGTAAATAAAGATGATACTCAAGTAATTAATAATGTGTACACAAATCCTATGATTGGAACGATCCAAGCTCCTCGTGAACATGTGTTTACCCTCAAATTTAATTACTAA
- a CDS encoding ABC transporter ATP-binding protein, whose amino-acid sequence MISIQELNISFQKNVVINDLSLTLQEGGIHGLVGLNGAGKTTLLKGIYGLLTFDKGHISWNDQPLTKKSIGYLSTENYFYSHITGKDYLKLFSKDMSRIEELNQLFGIPLNQLIDDYSTGMMKKVALMGVFLKDRPIYILDEPFNGVDLESSRVIHLIIEQLKNKGKTILITSHILESLTSLCDQIHYLENGKIKTSKVKEQFDELEKEVFGEIHLRNEEHIKKLF is encoded by the coding sequence ATGATTTCGATACAAGAACTTAATATCAGCTTTCAAAAAAATGTAGTGATAAACGACCTGTCACTAACACTTCAAGAAGGTGGTATTCATGGCTTAGTGGGGTTAAATGGCGCTGGAAAAACTACTTTGTTAAAAGGTATCTATGGCTTACTAACCTTTGATAAAGGACACATTTCATGGAATGATCAACCGCTAACTAAAAAGAGTATTGGGTATTTGAGTACGGAAAATTATTTCTATTCTCACATCACAGGGAAGGATTACTTGAAGTTGTTTTCAAAGGATATGTCAAGAATTGAAGAATTGAATCAATTGTTTGGTATTCCTCTCAATCAACTTATTGATGACTACTCCACAGGAATGATGAAGAAAGTAGCATTGATGGGTGTGTTTCTAAAAGACCGACCAATCTATATTTTGGATGAGCCTTTTAATGGTGTGGATCTGGAATCATCAAGGGTGATACATCTTATCATAGAACAACTCAAAAATAAAGGGAAAACGATATTGATTACTTCTCATATTCTTGAATCCTTAACTTCTTTGTGTGATCAAATACACTATTTAGAAAATGGGAAAATCAAGACCTCGAAAGTAAAAGAACAATTTGATGAATTAGAAAAAGAAGTATTCGGGGAGATACATCTACGTAATGAGGAACATATCAAAAAGTTGTTTTAG